Below is a genomic region from Prochlorococcus marinus str. MIT 0918.
ATTATTTGCATTACTTGTTAATCGTTTAGGGAAAAGATGTGGTGATTGGTGTCAACTTCCATTTAGATTAACTCACGAAAGAATAGGGGAACTAATTGGGTCAACAAGAGTAACTTCAACCAGATTAATTAGTCGATTAAGATCAGCAGATTTATTACTAGCTCCCTCAGGAGAAACTACTTTAAGTTTAGCTCCAGAATTCATAGAAGAATCTCCACTTTCTGCTTGAAATGAATACTGCAATAACCATTTCTGATTCTCTTATAACCAGCTTATGTAGAGAAATTGATTTTATAAGGTATAGATACAAGCGTATAAATGAATCTTTATCCTTTTGCAAGAACAACCTAGTAAAGAAAAGACTTTTAGAAGAAATTAATAATCTCAATGCACGAAGAATTGAATTAGTAGATATATCAAGTGAAATGCAAAAAAGTTTATCTCCTAGTACTGCAAAGTTATTCTTATATGAATTATGTAAACGTCCTTTAGACTTCTCTATTTGAAATATAGAAAATGAATTAGCTTATAAATTAAAATTTTTAAGCTAATTCACCGTCAATTATTAACAGTGCAGATGGCTGAGATTTAGCAAATTGTACTCTAGATAGTATATGTGCAAACTCATCTTCTGATTTAGTCTGAGCCTCTACTATGGGATCTAGAAAAACAGTTGTTCTTGTATCACTAGATCTTTCAGCTGTCGCATAAAGTTGATGAATTGAAGAAGTTACATCTGCTTCTAGCTGGAAAGAATCTGCTATAACTTCTTCAATAGAATTCCATTGTTGTTTTGGAGCTACTAAATCATGCAAAACTACTGTTTGACCTCTAGAGACTAAATAATTAGAAAAATTTACTGCATGTTGATGCTCAGATAATGACTCCTTTTGATAAAAAGATGAAAATCCGTTCAAATCTCTTTCTGCAAACCATATCGACATTGCAAAATATTGAGCACTCGCATGTCTTTCCGCTGTCAAATGAAGATATAACAACTCAACCAAAGATTTCTCCATTGGTTGAGCTATAGCCCTACCAGCTGGGCTAGAATTAACGATAGTTCTATTCGAAATAGCTTCAGTCATATGTAAATATATTTAGTTGTACAAATTATACAAGGAAATCAAAATAAGTAAAAAGGTTGGCAACTATCCTTAAAAACGTACTAGATTATAAAGGTTATCAATTGTATTAAAACAATTATCATCAAATGATTGTTCTATTAGGAAGAAAGAAAAATAGTCTTAGTTTCTTCGTACAAAATAAGAAAAAGAAATGCAAGCAAAGAAAATGTTCTAATTGGAAAGGAGGTAAGTGTAATTGTGGAAGATAAATAGGTCTTATATGTTTCGACCTTAATTTATTTTTCACTTAAGAATGCAAGAAATACATCCAGGGAATAAATAACCATACTTTCCAGAGATAAATTTAACATCACAATTATCACCTATATCAATAGTCGAATCTAAAGGTGCCGATATCCTTAGGATGCTACCTTCATAATCAACTCTCATAATCCAATATGAATTAGAGAATTCTTTTCCTTTAATAACACATTTTCCATGAAGTGAAGGTATGATTTCTAAAGAATTATCATCTAACATAAGTAATTCTGGTGTTTCCTTAATTAAATGATTTTGCACTAGAACCTTCCCGAAAGAGGTCTGTATCAAACCAGATTTAAATTGTATATTTATTAAATTATTCTGAGAAACAAATTTACCAATAAATGGTGTTTCTGGTTTAGTTAAAATTTCTATAGGGGAAGCACATTGATGAATAATTCCATTTCTCATTACTGCTACACGATCACAAATACCAAGTGCCTCTTGAGGATCATGAGTAACTAGTATTGCTGAAGCTGAGCAAGAACTAAGAACACGCGATAATTCATTGCGTAATCTATATCTAACTTCAACATCTAGGCTGCTGAAAGGTTCATCTAAAACAACAATAGAATTTCCAGGAGCTAATGCTCTTGCAAGCCCAAGTCGCTGCCTTTGACCTCCAGAAAGTTCATGAGGGAAACGATTTACAAACGACTTAAGGTCTAATAAATCAACTAGCCAGTGTGCCCTTGATTTATTATCTGATGGTTTTAATCCGAATATTATATTTT
It encodes:
- a CDS encoding pilus assembly protein, with the translated sequence MNTAITISDSLITSLCREIDFIRYRYKRINESLSFCKNNLVKKRLLEEINNLNARRIELVDISSEMQKSLSPSTAKLFLYELCKRPLDFSI
- a CDS encoding ferritin, which encodes MTEAISNRTIVNSSPAGRAIAQPMEKSLVELLYLHLTAERHASAQYFAMSIWFAERDLNGFSSFYQKESLSEHQHAVNFSNYLVSRGQTVVLHDLVAPKQQWNSIEEVIADSFQLEADVTSSIHQLYATAERSSDTRTTVFLDPIVEAQTKSEDEFAHILSRVQFAKSQPSALLIIDGELA
- a CDS encoding ABC transporter ATP-binding protein, translating into MNDNQLEISNLSHHYGDFPNSGLTINSVNLTLKHGELLGLLGPSGCGKTTLLRLIAGFERPYKGIISLEDNIISSPSYILPPERRGIGMVFQDYALFPHLNAWENIIFGLKPSDNKSRAHWLVDLLDLKSFVNRFPHELSGGQRQRLGLARALAPGNSIVVLDEPFSSLDVEVRYRLRNELSRVLSSCSASAILVTHDPQEALGICDRVAVMRNGIIHQCASPIEILTKPETPFIGKFVSQNNLINIQFKSGLIQTSFGKVLVQNHLIKETPELLMLDDNSLEIIPSLHGKCVIKGKEFSNSYWIMRVDYEGSILRISAPLDSTIDIGDNCDVKFISGKYGYLFPGCISCILK